The genomic segment ttttgcggtccacacggtggttattgctcgatttggaataaaactatcgagcaaaaccgtatgtgagtacttagcataacgcattagtacggcgcgccggccgatatgacatactatgtcatatcggccctcaaacgtataaatttcgagatctcttctgagccggcctactcgttagttctgtttactctgacAAAGTCGTCGTTACAGAAGCGTCACCATTTCGAAATTCAAATTACCGAAGATTAACatctattacaattttttttttcgttcaaGTCTACCCCTCCCCCTACCCTACACCCCTCACACGTAATGTCCTGTACCTCTCGAATCTGGCCGTCCAGCCGGGGGGCGCGGCGGCCGCCTCGTGCGACgccagcgccgcgcccgctctcTCCGCCCAGCACCGCGCCCAGGAGTGCCGCAGCGCGCCCGCGCGGTACGCTGACGCCACCACCTgtgaaaaaaaagtataaacgtCAGTGTCATTCACAGctgtcaaatattttttttattgaaggtaTTCATAAACTCGTCTTTCAAagggattatttttttaattagcgtTCCTAAAATGGCAGCAACGCCATCTAAAGTCTTGGTAGCCAACGAAACCTAGTCAAATAACAGAATGACATTTTTAGGTCAGAAGTCTGTAGACCACAACATTTTTATAGCATACAAATCTTATTGAACGAATGAGAAAGTTTATGATTAAggaattaatattacaatttgtaCACAAGTATACcacatattatatcataaaattTATGTTGTTTACATGAGTAAAACTACTTACATTTAATTGTATTAACATTTCTTGGATTTGTGTCAACTGGTACGGCTGCAGTTCATTCAAATACTTGAGCTTCGCTTCAACCAAGTCTATCAAGTCGTCTAAAGACTCATCTTTCTTTTCCTCATTTAAAACCTCCCCCTTGGTAAATGTCAACCCGTTGCCATAGTTCACTGTATTCTTTGGACTATCTACATCATTTTCCTCTTTACTAAAACCTAATCCAGTCCTTTCCGTTGAGAATCCTTCAATAAATGATGAATACTTTGTGGTGTAACTTGGCACTTCAACTTTCTTTGCTGGCAACACCGAATTTGATATCCTCAACTTCTTTCTTGTGACAGGAGCTACTTCATTCGAGTCTTTCAGGTAAACATTTTCTTTCTTCTCCGGTGGCAACGGAGGGGGCGGAGTGCTCGGCTTAATATCTTTCTCCTCAATATTTGCTGCGCTTGGAAACAGACTTGTACTCTCATTGAAATTACCATTAGGATAAAGCGCTTTTAACTCTTCTAATGGTGGAGTCCTTACTCCACTGGGTGAACTATTACCACTGACTGACTTAGCCCCTTTGACTTTAGGTAGTTCCTTCTTCTCAATCTCTTGTAATAAGTCATCTATATCTAAACTGTCCACTTTTGGTGACGAAGTTGTAGATTTTGTGTCCTCTTTGATAATTTTCTGGAGTTCCGTTGGTAATTCTCCACCTAGCTTTTCTAGAAGTTTTGCTTTGTCTTTAAGTTTCTTTAGCAGTTCATCTTCGTCTTGATTTTCATCATCATCTGCTTTTGTGGCCTAAATAATTAAGGTATACATTAGTAACTTCACTTAAATAGACATTAAGATTcgtgtaattttaaaatgtaactcAAAACACCTCAGATTGAAAACTTTGACCATCATTATGTAATGTCATGTCACAAGAATGTTACAATCAGGCTAAGTAAACAAATATTTGCATCCTTAGATACAAACATTTTGTTTAAAGAACCTTCTAAAACCAGAGAAATTAACCTATTGCTAGATTAATAAGACATTTTTGTGTACATGCATTATTGATTGCGCATCAGTAGTTTTTATCATCATTGgtgtttttttacaaatatcaaCAAAGAATTGCATCTATCAGGCCCTGAATTTTAAAACAGCAATTGcaatttgtattaaatttttctaaatgttatgcaacatttttttttaattatacagAAATTGCAACTTTTTTTGTAATGTTATGCAACAACATTGTGTTGGTGCCTTAACCTGACCTATTTacacaatgttttatttttgtaaaattgtcCTACTAAAGGAATTAATAACAGataaatatacattacctgATTCTTAGTTGACACTTCAATCTTACGTTCTGGTGATTTATTATTGTTCATTAGCTGTGGTGGCATTTCTGGTCCAATTGGTACACTGTAGTTTTGGTTTGGCGGCAGTGACGGTCCGTACTGGGTGACTTGTTTCTTCACCTTTTTGGCCGGTGTGGGTGCAATTTTAACCGGTTTCTTTACAACAGGAGAAGCCTTGAAGGATACATCCTTGCTTTTGTCGGATTCATCATTTGATTCCGAATCCGAGTTGTGGTAGGAAGTGATCAACTCTATCTTtctgaaattatattaaacacATGTTATTAACACAtttatgcccgttttcaccaataTCACCTAAAATTTAAGTGTCCCTTAagccaatataaggggcacctaacgcaaGTTTTGTTCTTGATGAATTGACAACCCTATAACTCTTAGGTGACATAATATATCACTACATGGTATAAAACATAGTCGCTTTTGCtgtcctcatgtccctttgttccctttaattgaggttttctttaatagatagagtgattaaagaggaaggtttgtgataaatatgtatatttatctTCGAAGGTGTTGGTGAAACTGGGCATAAATGTTTTTGCTTCTTAACCCATCAATTGCCAAACGGCACCCgactgtcgcataacaattgaaaaaaaatctattgtatctgcggttcccatgatcgaggtattaatctAGTTCACCAAACACTATAAAATTGAGCATTGACTATAGATCCTTATTCTTACACACACAttgaaaaaaacttaattatacttACTCTTCTTCGTCATCACTCAGTGGCCTTTTCTTATTCATTTTTGGATTTTTATCAGGTGGAGGAGGCTTGTCAAACTTTTTGACAAGTTTAGCAGCTGGCAACTTCAAGAATGCTTTGGTTTGAACATTTTGTTTCTCTGCTAGTGCTTGTTGGTACAACTGCCATTCCTCTGCTGAAACTTCTGTTGAACCTGTAACAATGtgacataaatattaagaacattCTGAACAggctaaaaaaaagttttcttaagagagactaacccaaaaaatcaaactcatctttctctcttcacactcacgcccgtctttcatatgccaggtgaaaaaggatgacGCAGATTCAtcaccaaattagttttttctcaataactcgataaatatacgaCTTTTACAAATCCACTAGGTTGATTTCTCAATGAATAGAAGAATAGAAGAatttagaatattatacaatgtgttaaaatattaacttatttcaatgcacggttatggtaataaataaaaaattcatgaaaattagatgcatttttggtgtttttttttttctatcaagaaaattttaagatattatgttttttctcAGAtcagattcttggaaatataatgtagcatctaattttagaaaatgaaacaattcggggcttattttcaagtaagtactaaatgaaaaatattattaagtaaatgaaaaattttaggTTAGTCCCCCCCTTAATTCACTAATCCACCAACATATTCTACAATTACTGTATTGAAATAATGTGTAGGtgaagtatattatgttagccaAACATGCTTTATAGCATGTTTTACCAATATATACACAATTAAAAAAGTTacctgaaatatttaattgctGCTGAGCTAACTTAAGAGCAAGCAAATACTCCGGTGGTGCCTCCCAGGTGACAGCATTAGTAAACTGGTTCCAATAGTATGTGAAACCACTGTTCTCATCGTAACACGCTGACCAAGCTGCAAATGtttcaaattttttaataacatttatctatatctattcaataattttacaccacagactgatgtggtgtgaagtATCTGATATTAATAGGATAATACCTACTATATACAGACCAGCTGTAGCCTGTAGCTGTCTGTAGCCTGTTAGTGTTGTCCTTACTATTTAATAAGTTATTAGAACTATAATAAGAGCAAGAACTGTTCTTTTGTCTTTGTAGTTGGGTAAAAATTTGTACTAATTGAATTATGTATAGTATGTAACTGTATGTATTCAGTTTTTTTATCGTAGTTATTTTGCGGTAAACTATGTACTTAAgtctttaaaataatgttgctTACAACAAAACCAGGCCATAAAACCGAGGGGTTGAAACATACAACAAAGCAAACACTTGACTTACGGCAATGCGGTATCGGTGCGGGGTGTACCCCCGCGGGTGCTGGGACCTGTGGCGTGGTGTTCGGGTAACTGGGGGGTCGAGCGAACCCCTCAGGTGCTTTGGACCCCCGTCCATCATCTGACTCCTCATCAGAGTCGCCATAGTTGACTAGACCTAACGGATTTGTCTTACTCATGGCAGGAAGATTTCAAGTTCTATGGAAAACTTTTCGTTGCTACgagtaatttatataattaacaCTAATTTGCTTATTTAGTTTGTGCGAAAATCagagaaatataattataacatgACGCCGCCATgcaccaaagagaatataatcactacgttttaccaTGCACGGTGCGACGCAAaatgcagtgttgccaactattcaaaacattttccccctaaagcaacttcaaaacccactaaatttcaaccaaaactccccaaaaaatcaaaatatttaaaattacttgggGTGTGTTGAGTGTTCTACTTAGCGCTCAAAACGCTGAAATACACCTTCAAcaggccaaacaaacaaacaggccagcagttttaaaatacttcaatattttttttccattaCATACAAtgacaacaaaataataatctgtCAGCCTACTGTCAGCAGTGTCAGCTGGTATGACTCATAGACTATTCATTACAGAGACAATATTATGTGCTTTGTGCGGTATTTTCATCAGGTGGCTTTCgaatctttgccgcgagcgaccgcgaccggtaaaaattcaaataaaatgctactgtaattatgacatagaatatatgtatcattttctactgacattttcgCGGCTACCCATGCTGCTGCTGGTGGCGGCGTAAAGGCTAgtggtagagtaaaatgaaacctaaagcctataatatcataaagtggcatttcgtttgaattttcgtccgtcgcggtcgctcgcgccAAGGATTCGAAAGCCACTTtaaggttgttattaaaaaaatattccattcttCAAAAATTTTACCCCCAAAAATATCACCAAAATATCTTACCCCCTAAAAAACtcactaaatttattttttcccactaaatttagtgggaaatctCCATAGTTGGCAACAATGCCAAAATAACAACTGACAGGTGACAACTGACAATTACAAGTGACAACTGAGTACTATTGACATGACACACAggcgtcaattttttttttttggaaagcTTTTCTACAAAGCTTTTCAAAAATAACagcaaaacattaaaaaacatgATTCTCCTGCCTGTGTTTTACaataagagccagcgacagccagactgtcataattttataaaagaataagaataagaaacatttattttgcacatcacacaatacaatatttacaaacagaCATAAGAACAAGGACAAagtataagtaatttaaaattatattgtgtgttGCCAAAAATGGACCCCAGCTCAGCATTAGCAGCATGTCTGCTGCACTGACATTCTGCTGGGACCAAGATGTGACATCACAATAATGTAGTTAGGTAGTAcaaatacaaaacaaaacaaaacaagaagcatactaaattaataaattgaatatgaaaaaaaaaaaataaagagaaaaaaataataataataaataaaaaataaaagtgtaCAATTCTTATAAGatataaagctgaaagtttactaGTTTATTAATCGTAGAGGTAAGAATGACCAGctataactaattattatggAGTTTCGATCGCGGTTAGTGGTTACCTTTTAGAACAGTAATAGTCAACATGCGGCCGGCCGAAATTTTATCAGTAGCCCGCCGCGCGCGCCTTCCGTAAAGTAAAAACacgtttgtggcccgtataaaaaaggTCGAGTATCCCTGCTTTCGGAGGTAGGTATCCACTATCCAGTTCTAAAGATCTGCCCCACctatacaagatgtaacaaaactaagtgataataccagCTACTGTGTGTGATGTGTATACACTGTAATtagtacgtgttccttgtaaagagttcgctgtgaaagtaacagtgctgaaagaccaatttttatttcacttctgtgtggggaaactcgtgacgctgcacgctggggcgcttgcccatacaaaagtgaaaaaaaattttggtcttccAACGCTGgcactacttttacagtgaactatttacaaggaacacgtacacaccctaaagtaatattatgactaattagttttattacatcctgtatagcTAATAATATAACACCATaaatcccacaccggtttcggtgacggtggtcggtttcattgaaaccaggccagttacacaggagtaatttttatagtgcccaagtgtgtgcgcattacacaagagcactctctatttctttactctcataagtaacccgtgggacggaagaccgacacgactggcaagagatcaggcgcaggaccgactttttacatgcccatccgacgcatggatcttcttacttgtcagacaatcaggtaatcagcactgggttatgagagtaaaggaatagagagtgctcttgtgtactgcgcacacacttgggcactataaaattactcctgcgtaactggcctggtttcaatgaaaccggtcaccgCCGGGAGTTATATTCTACAAAAGGAATCTCGTCTTCtactgccggacatttttgacagctgttgcttcccactgcactgccagaccacctcaaagtctaCTTTTAGGAAGTCAAGAGTATCTGGAAGTGGGACAAAAAAGGTTTTGTGACAGTTAAAAGCAGGACACGTGGACTCCTGACGCAATCTTTAACTCGTGTCAGGAGTCCACGTGTCCTGATCGAAAATCCGTAAGATCGTCTGCACGGTGTAGGAGAGCAAGTAGTTCATGCCTCGTTTTCACTTTTTTCACTTCGGTATTAATTTTTCTGAAGTGCAATTCCAacctttttatgtttttttttatgaaataaggggccaaacgagcaaacgggtcacctgatggaaaacaacttccgtcgcccatggacaatgaaataggggagggtagggaagggaaaagggtaggggatttggcctccggtaaactcatttactcggcgaaacacagcgcaaacgctgtttcacgccggttttctgtgagccaaAGGGCAAAAACAGACCCTTTTACTAACCTtaacgctcaaaccgctaaaccgattttgctgaaatttgatatgtactttgagtcccaggaatggaaataggatactttttatcccggaaaaatgtacggttttcgcgaGATAAACAGCTAATTTTGACGTAATGGAGTtgcggcgtcatctagttctggatacttaaatttataaatgcgaaagtgtgtttgtctgtcacttcctgacaggtttttttttcgttgggggaatgcttttacgcatcctcggggcctggggaggaccaccgaggtatgtggtactccccggggcggacggaagacgcacccggAGCTaggtacccactaaaaccccaacggtgttcctgctcctgaaggagggactacgggaaacgcaTGATACTCGACACCTGACCCGttgaaccgaatttgctgaaatttggtatggagctgatactttgagtcccgggaaaggacataggatacttttgatcccgaaAAATATACGGCAACAACCTAGTAAGTacgtaatttaattataattctaGATTGTTGGTAACCACTAACCAGGTACACGGTACACGTCCATAGCTACTAGTTTGACCCATTTCGAGATGCCCAAATATTTGCGTGTACGGTCGTAAACTGCCCGATATATCCCAGTTTATACTAGTTGGGCCACAGACGCGGGCGTTCGCAATATTTAGATTCAAGTTTACTTTATAGTGTTTACacaaattacaaattatttatacGATTAGTGTCATATTAATTATACTGGTGGTGATAATAAATGGATTGGTTTACgtgttttgtaatttttgtgaGATGGTGATAGTGCTTATTAGGTTGATTGGTGATTTAGATTAGGGTGCTCATGGTTTGTAGTATACATAATAAAGCCTGTGTAAATGTGAAAACCATTGATGTGTCCATGCCATTTAGCTAATGGATCCAATTTGATTTATAATAGTGGATACAACATAAGTGAGGATGTCACGATACGACATTCGTGTGGTGTATCCTCCGCCGCCTCCTAGCAAGTGTGCAAAGGTGAGAAACAAGCAGTCGCCTATCCTATCATTGTCATTACTTAAGTATATTCTCTTTGTATCCTATTTTATCGATAGTACACCGACAATAATTTGACAAAGTTCCACAGTATgtgtcaatattattatgtaatttatttagtttaacCACAACTGCATGCAATGCACTTCGGGCATTCAAGTTATCGATACAAATTAGCTACCTACGCCGCAACACTGTTGCGGCAAAACACGTTGATTGCGCAGGTACgatcgggataaaaagtatcctatgtcctttcccgggactcaaagtatctccataccaattttcataaaaatcggttcagcggtttgggcgtgaaaatgtaacagacagaaaaacacactttcgcatttacaaaaCTACTCGTATCTAGTATAGATAGATCAAACGCAAGATTTGACATCTCCTTCGGTTTCCGTTTAAAAATCTCATTCTCTTCCAGTTCCTGTACTACACATGGAAACTATGCTCGGTGGTGTTCTCCCATTTCGTGATGATCAGCCTGGTGGTGGCGTACTGCATCCTCGGAGCCGTCACCTTCGAGAAGCTGGAGTCGCAGCATGAGCGAGAGGTAATGATGATACGCTGATTTTCAGTACACTAAAAGCGGATATTATGGAATATCTGCTACCATACACCTGTTGCATGGCTGTCCCAAGATACGTATCAATCTTTTGAACCCAATAAGATTTTGCTGTCTGTTTATCTATCGTCTGTTCGTCCGCTATGTCATTATTATGACCAACCAATATTGTGCTCTACTCTCAGTAATTTAACCCTCACTCAGCTAAACAGATAAGCCTAGATTCCCGCTGTGAGGCCGCGGTATTTATCAAGCCGGTCCATTCGTAGGCTCTCTCATACACATTATAAATTTCAGGTAAAGCAGAACATCTCTCAAATCCGAGGCAATACGACACACAGCATCTGGATGATGACGAACAGAGTGTCGTACCTCAACCAGGCCAACTGGACCGCGGAGGTGGTGGATATGTTGAGGGTAAGTGATGAATAAGTATACACCCAAAACCGCACAACGATTTCGTCAGTCGCTACTCTATGTGCTTCTAGACTCTAGTCTTTTACTCTTGCGCAAGAAAATATTGtcaaactagatgacccccgcaacttcgttgtgccaaaactcgtttatcgcgcgggaaccgtacatttttccgggataaaaagtatcctatgtcctttcccgcgactcaaaatatttacatttctgcaaaatcggttcagcggtttggtaggaaagactgaagaggtaacagacagacagacacactttcgcattaataatattagtatggaattagTATAGATGACCAGGGATGAAAAACCAGGGATTGAAAAGGGTTCCCTTAACTCTATCAAGGACCTTATAAATGATCTTGACTTTTGACTTCAATAACTTTGCTGACCTAGCTTTCCTGATAACTTCTAGGACTTCGAGAACAGCATTCTCCTGGAGATGAAGGTCCGTGGTTGGGACGGCAACGAAAGCACCGATCACATCCAGTGGACCTTCACTGGAGCTCTCTTCTACTCCATCATCGTAATCACAACCATCGGTAAGTGTtagcttagaaaaatatttttattggattttttaaatatctaattgAGCTAGTAACTACACTTCTTCTAATCCTGAGGTCTTTTAACTCCTTACATAACGGAATGTTAAATCAATTAATCTCGTTAAAGTCAATagatagaaaatagaaatattacaaaaaatacaaattaattttacgacaaataatatACGAAAATGTGCCGACAGCGATGTAAAGTGATTAAATGTTATGACTTGACTTGAACAcggtcacaagtcacaacaagCAACATGACATAAGATTTAACAGCAACATGATACTATACAGCAACAAACAGAAGAAAATTCGAAATCAATTATATCAGACAAACAGCAGTGGTATTTATAGCCAATACACTTAATAAAGACAGAAatgatgatgacaatgatgAATAGTTAGCCGGCCATCCGTCCCCCGCTATTACAGTTCAAAGAGATGAATTATGATGTAGGCATTGATGTGACggcggaaaatatttttttattaaaaagctGTTGATACACAAAAACGGTGCTTCACACATGATGCGATGAGCGTTCCGCAATATGATTCAAAGACGGTATTAATGATCATAATTTCTCGTAAAATTATATTCGCTACATTAGAGGCTTTAGAATCCAATAACACATAGTCAACAAATAAACACAAATGTTATCCGATTTTAAAGTGcctataaaatgaaaaagtttaattaagttaCATAAATGCCTAGGCATATTTAGTTTAGCTAATCAATAATTTACATcctatttttgtaaaatgttagaTTGAGAAGTGTCATAAAGATTTTTGTAGAGTTCTCTTCGTAAAATccttcaatatattttgaaaacgcAGTGACTTCCCAGTATGGAGAATCCATTTCTATTTGGACAGCAGTAATATATGATGGATGTAGGCTATTCCTGATATTCCAATATTTCAGCGCACGCGCTGGCTCGCCGCCAACACATATAAATCCATTTTTTAGGCCCACATATACATTTCAACGCGATCGTGTCACATACCTTAGTGTCCTGTTCTGTTAAGAGCTAATTTAAAAGAATTTAATAGTCTATGGCTATAATTGCAGTAGAtgctacataataaattattcatgtATAAATAGAGTCAGtttattttaacccatcaagctccataagctcaccggtgagcgagacacaatagaataacaatagatttccaagaatccacgatcgaagaatTAAAGCACATTTTGATGAGGCAAGGAATAcgctgaaaaattattaaaatattcgaatttattaaaaaacttagACATAAATTAGGCGCAAGTACGACGGACAATAACACGCTTATTATAATTCCTAACTATATCACATCAGAAATAGCTTTCATGTGCtaactgtaaaaaaaattaattaattactatacataattatttatatctaCAAGTACTTTAAGAACAAGACatatagtaatataattatataagagAAACGTGAGGAcaaaataagaataaattatcataactataaGCTCTAATTCTATCTTAGCATCTACAAATAAAAAACCTAAAATACATAACTTAATAATCATAATTCCATGGTCCTATCCTACCAGTAGGTCCTCCTGGTCCAACTAGAACCCCTCGATTTGGTCCTATAGATCCACTCGGTCCTCCTGGACCAACTAATATACCATTTCGATACGTAGGGTATCTTCTCGGTCCTATAACTCCTGTAGGACCGCCGGGACCTACTAGTATAGGTCTATTATTGTACGCTGGTCCAATGAATCCAGTTGGACCCCCAGGCCCAACTAAGACTCCTCTTTGTGCTGATTCGTTTGGGCCTTGATCATATTCATCGATGACATTCTTCTTTCGTTTGTCGTTAACCGGTCCTATTATTCCTGTTGGACCTCCGGGTCCAACAAGCACAGGTTTTGGGGTTGCATCTAATCCATTAAAATTAGGACCAATTATACCAGTCGGGCCACCGGGACCAACTAGTACTGGTCGTGGACTGCTGGGTCCAAATCCGTTGATTTGCTGTGGCTGTGGTTTAGTTGAGATTGGTCCAAAGTTCTGGGACGAG from the Aricia agestis chromosome 14, ilAriAges1.1, whole genome shotgun sequence genome contains:
- the LOC121733966 gene encoding formin-binding protein 4-like, with translation MSKTNPLGLVNYGDSDEESDDGRGSKAPEGFARPPSYPNTTPQVPAPAGVHPAPIPHCPWSACYDENSGFTYYWNQFTNAVTWEAPPEYLLALKLAQQQLNISGSTEVSAEEWQLYQQALAEKQNVQTKAFLKLPAAKLVKKFDKPPPPDKNPKMNKKRPLSDDEEEKIELITSYHNSDSESNDESDKSKDVSFKASPVVKKPVKIAPTPAKKVKKQVTQYGPSLPPNQNYSVPIGPEMPPQLMNNNKSPERKIEVSTKNQATKADDDENQDEDELLKKLKDKAKLLEKLGGELPTELQKIIKEDTKSTTSSPKVDSLDIDDLLQEIEKKELPKVKGAKSVSGNSSPSGVRTPPLEELKALYPNGNFNESTSLFPSAANIEEKDIKPSTPPPPLPPEKKENVYLKDSNEVAPVTRKKLRISNSVLPAKKVEVPSYTTKYSSFIEGFSTERTGLGFSKEENDVDSPKNTVNYGNGLTFTKGEVLNEEKKDESLDDLIDLVEAKLKYLNELQPYQLTQIQEMLIQLNVVASAYRAGALRHSWARCWAERAGAALASHEAAAAPPGWTARFERSERRYCYRREDGFTQWEYPVGTADMDICTTPPPPEVDNKEPPPPPPPPVVSSWSRATPPPPGTEPPQAAPPPPPLPPPEPKKEIGDELMSFYADIAELEKDVPKESKKEVKDAKKELKDAKKEVKDAKKEVKGANKEVKDTKKDVKDFKEISRPSTRSSSPEPPPPPEIKADIKMSKKKSKVKLSSSLGMKNKSVSSLVAKWQQVAEEIDSD
- the LOC121733982 gene encoding collagen alpha-1(X) chain-like yields the protein MFTGIKWCMLLMVVRAEPLQWPDGAESVRVDSKVQFTDQEKASIRASRYYQGDLEDVPFQPPLDTEGFYNRPLGDGRYPVKDIRHDRRNSGTQLTPDGTLDSLHYCKCVTTPNCNFKMDSNACGPNQYLCCYNKSPSYDTSALFNEVNDDRLPNYSSQNFGPISTKPQPQQINGFGPSSPRPVLVGPGGPTGIIGPNFNGLDATPKPVLVGPGGPTGIIGPVNDKRKKNVIDEYDQGPNESAQRGVLVGPGGPTGFIGPAYNNRPILVGPGGPTGVIGPRRYPTYRNGILVGPGGPSGSIGPNRGVLVGPGGPTGRIGPWNYDY